Proteins from a genomic interval of Polaribacter sp. Q13:
- a CDS encoding M23 family metallopeptidase: MNKYLFIFILLISYNSFSQLNFKTYFKKAENGFEFLADNNEYCPVSVEVDLELVNLSTSNGNFKTYLIPARTKDFVITTLKAIKAGKYKYNSKTRYNYGDFATKVKDTVAVKDKDTISVKKKDTVSNQEYIYNLPYKKGKKFKVSQGYNGAETHQKKNALDFLMPIGTDIYAAREGVVIKVVDYNTKTCITKGCLEYNNFILIYHSDGSFSEYSHINTNSAKVKPGYKVTKGQLIAKSGNIGWSTNPHLHFEVFKQEIIKRETLKTKFKINDGTEASVYLEENVKYQRKY, encoded by the coding sequence ATGAATAAATATCTATTTATTTTCATTTTATTAATTTCTTATAATTCATTCTCTCAACTTAATTTTAAAACCTATTTTAAAAAAGCAGAGAATGGATTTGAGTTTTTAGCAGACAACAATGAGTATTGTCCGGTTTCGGTTGAAGTAGATTTAGAGTTAGTGAATTTGTCTACATCTAACGGGAATTTTAAAACGTACCTAATTCCTGCAAGAACAAAAGACTTTGTAATTACTACATTAAAAGCAATAAAAGCAGGTAAGTACAAGTACAACTCCAAAACAAGGTATAATTACGGAGATTTTGCAACGAAGGTGAAAGATACGGTTGCAGTAAAAGATAAAGACACTATTTCTGTAAAAAAGAAAGATACTGTTTCAAATCAAGAATACATTTACAACCTCCCTTATAAAAAAGGAAAAAAGTTTAAAGTGTCTCAAGGCTATAATGGGGCAGAAACACATCAAAAGAAAAATGCGCTAGATTTTCTCATGCCAATTGGTACAGATATTTATGCAGCAAGAGAAGGCGTTGTAATTAAGGTGGTAGATTATAATACCAAAACCTGTATAACAAAAGGCTGCTTAGAGTATAATAATTTTATTTTAATCTACCATTCAGATGGTTCATTTTCAGAATATTCTCATATTAACACTAATTCGGCTAAAGTAAAACCAGGATATAAAGTAACAAAAGGTCAGTTAATAGCAAAAAGCGGAAATATTGGTTGGTCTACAAATCCACATTTACACTTTGAGGTTTTTAAGCAAGAAATTATCAAGCGAGAAACCCTTAAAACCAAGTTTAAAATTAACGACGGAACAGAAGCTTCGGTTTACTTAGAAGAAAACGTAAAGTATCAAAGAAAGTATTAA
- the serA gene encoding phosphoglycerate dehydrogenase produces the protein MITTKRNYIFDFDSTLTKVEALDVLAEITLENNPRKDAIIQEIIDITNLGIDGEISFTESLERRIKLLKANKADLSGLVVALKKQVSKSIESNKEFFEKFADDIYVISCGFKEFIDPIVKEYNIPSGRVYANTFEFAEDGEIIGFDANNPLSQHNGKIKCLKDMNLEGEIQVIGDGYSDYVTREAGVADKFFAYTENVSRIKTTENADHIAPNLDEFLYVNKLPRNISYPKNRIKILLLENVHPDAFKKLSSDGFSVETVSKSLSEDELIEKIKDVHVLGIRSKTNVTQKVVDAADKLMVVSAFCIGTKQIDLDACKEKGIVVFNAPYSNTRSVVELAIGEIIMLMRSVFQRSTEIHNGQWNKTAEGSREVRGKKLGIVGYGNIGKQLSILAEALGMDVYYYDVEDTLGLGNATKVDKLSDLLALSDVVTLHIDDNAANKNFIGEKEISQMKDGALLVNLARGFVVDIPALVAALKSGKLAGAAVDVYPSEPRKNGEFYSELQGLPNVILTPHVGGSTEEAQRDIADFVPSKIMAYINSGNTVDAVNFPNIRLPRQTNIHRFLHIHKNVPGVMAKINKVLAEYDLNINGQFLSTDSKVGYVITDLDKEYNKEVLDALREIEGTIKFRVLY, from the coding sequence ATGATTACCACAAAAAGAAATTATATTTTCGATTTTGACAGCACCTTAACCAAGGTAGAAGCATTAGATGTTTTAGCTGAAATCACCCTTGAAAACAATCCTAGAAAAGACGCAATTATTCAAGAAATAATTGACATTACCAATTTAGGTATTGACGGAGAAATATCCTTCACGGAATCTTTAGAAAGAAGAATTAAGCTATTAAAAGCAAACAAAGCCGATTTATCTGGTTTAGTAGTAGCTTTAAAAAAGCAAGTATCAAAATCCATAGAAAGCAACAAAGAATTTTTCGAAAAGTTTGCAGATGATATTTATGTGATTTCTTGCGGATTTAAAGAATTTATAGATCCTATTGTAAAAGAATACAATATACCTTCAGGTAGAGTGTATGCAAATACTTTTGAGTTTGCAGAAGATGGAGAAATTATTGGTTTCGATGCCAACAATCCACTTTCTCAGCACAACGGAAAGATAAAGTGTTTAAAAGACATGAACCTAGAAGGAGAAATACAAGTTATTGGCGATGGGTACAGCGATTATGTAACTAGAGAAGCTGGTGTAGCAGATAAGTTTTTTGCGTACACAGAAAACGTTTCTCGAATTAAAACAACAGAAAACGCAGACCATATTGCCCCAAATTTAGATGAATTTTTATACGTAAACAAGTTGCCAAGAAATATCTCATACCCAAAGAACAGAATTAAAATATTATTATTAGAAAACGTACATCCAGATGCTTTTAAAAAGTTGTCTTCAGATGGTTTTTCTGTAGAAACCGTTTCTAAAAGTTTGTCTGAAGACGAATTGATAGAAAAAATTAAAGACGTACACGTGTTAGGAATTCGTTCTAAAACAAACGTTACTCAAAAAGTAGTAGATGCTGCAGATAAATTAATGGTAGTAAGTGCTTTTTGTATTGGTACCAAACAGATAGATTTAGATGCGTGTAAAGAAAAAGGAATCGTTGTTTTTAACGCACCTTATAGTAATACACGTTCTGTTGTAGAGTTAGCAATAGGAGAAATTATTATGCTAATGCGTAGTGTTTTTCAAAGAAGTACAGAAATTCACAATGGTCAATGGAATAAAACAGCAGAAGGTTCTAGAGAAGTACGTGGTAAAAAACTAGGTATTGTTGGTTATGGTAATATTGGTAAACAATTATCAATTTTAGCAGAAGCTTTAGGTATGGATGTTTACTATTATGATGTAGAAGATACTTTAGGTTTAGGAAATGCAACTAAAGTTGATAAATTATCAGACTTATTAGCATTATCAGATGTGGTTACTTTACATATTGATGACAATGCTGCAAACAAAAACTTTATTGGAGAAAAAGAAATTTCTCAAATGAAAGATGGTGCACTTTTAGTAAACTTAGCAAGAGGTTTTGTTGTAGATATTCCTGCATTGGTGGCTGCTTTAAAAAGCGGAAAATTAGCAGGAGCTGCAGTAGATGTATATCCTTCTGAACCTAGAAAAAACGGAGAATTCTATTCTGAATTACAAGGTTTACCAAACGTAATTTTAACACCACATGTTGGTGGTAGTACAGAAGAAGCGCAAAGAGATATTGCAGATTTTGTACCAAGTAAAATTATGGCGTACATCAATTCAGGGAATACAGTAGATGCTGTAAACTTCCCAAATATTCGTTTGCCAAGACAAACAAATATACACCGTTTTTTACATATTCATAAGAATGTACCGGGTGTAATGGCTAAAATCAATAAAGTTTTAGCAGAATATGATTTGAACATTAATGGTCAATTTTTATCTACAGACTCAAAAGTAGGATATGTAATTACAGATTTAGACAAAGAATACAACAAAGAAGTTTTAGATGCCTTAAGAGAAATTGAAGGGACGATTAAATTTAGAGTGCTGTATTAG
- the gcvP gene encoding aminomethyl-transferring glycine dehydrogenase, with protein sequence MNTNLFQNRHIGPNKKEQEKMLSTIKADSLDQLIYQTVPDDIRLENELDLAPAKSEYEYLAHIKELSEKNKVFKTYIGLGYHEAIVPSVIQRNIFENPGWYTAYTPYQAEIAQGRLEALLNFQTMVCDLTGMELANASLLDESTAAAEAMALLFDVRERAQKKAGVNKFFVSEEILPQTVSLLQTRSTPIGIELVIGNHEEFDFSEDFFGAILQYPGKHGQVYDFADFVTKANENNIKVAVAADILSLVKLKAPAEFGVDVVVGTTQRFGIPLGYGGPHAAYFATKEKYKRSMPGRIIGITKDIHGERALRMALQTREQHIKREKATSNICTAQVLLAVMAGMYAVYHGKNGLQFIADSVHNKTKLVADYLDKAGFNQLNTSYFDTLLVEIDCIKLKSVAESFKVNFNYVDKKHISISINEATTQKDLMNLFTIFGQLKKKPVASEAESVGDFHQILTQESFNADFEVITENTKRNTPFLENNIFNTYQSETDMMRYIKKLERKDLSLNHSMISLGSCTMKLNAASEMLPLSNPQWGNIHPFVPLNQAEGYQQMLKRLEHQLNIITGFAGTSLQPNSGAQGEFTGLMTIRAYHESNNDSHRNICLIPASAHGTNPASAVMAGMKVVVTKTDEKGNIDVEDLRAKAILHKDNLAALMVTYPSTHGVYEKAIKEITQIIHNNGGQVYMDGANMNAQVGLTNPATIGADVCHLNLHKTFAIPHGGGGPGVGPICVAPQLVPFLPTNPVIATGGENAITAVSGAPWGSALVCLISYGYITMLGAKGLTDSTKNAILNANYIKERLHGNYNTLYSGEMNRAAHEMIIDCRDFKQNGIEVVDIAKRLMDYGFHAPTVSFPVAGTMMIEPTESESMAELDRFCDAMISIREEIKNASKENDNNPLKNAPHTQEMLTADEWALPYTRKQAAFPLEYIAENKFWPSVRRVDDAFGDRNLICSCNPIEDYM encoded by the coding sequence ATGAATACAAATTTGTTTCAAAACAGACATATTGGACCTAATAAAAAGGAACAAGAAAAAATGTTATCTACTATAAAAGCGGATAGTTTAGATCAGTTAATTTACCAAACTGTTCCAGATGATATCCGTTTAGAAAATGAGTTAGATTTGGCGCCAGCTAAGAGCGAATATGAATATTTAGCACATATAAAAGAGTTATCAGAAAAAAATAAAGTTTTTAAAACTTACATTGGTTTAGGTTATCATGAGGCTATTGTGCCAAGTGTTATTCAGCGTAATATTTTTGAAAACCCGGGTTGGTATACTGCCTATACTCCATACCAAGCAGAAATTGCACAAGGTAGATTAGAAGCTTTGTTAAATTTTCAAACCATGGTTTGTGATTTAACAGGAATGGAATTGGCAAATGCTTCTTTATTAGATGAAAGTACTGCTGCTGCAGAAGCAATGGCTTTATTATTTGATGTTAGAGAAAGAGCCCAAAAGAAAGCTGGTGTAAACAAGTTTTTTGTTTCTGAAGAAATTTTACCTCAAACAGTATCTCTTTTACAAACTCGTTCTACTCCTATTGGTATTGAATTAGTGATTGGAAACCACGAAGAATTCGATTTTTCTGAGGATTTTTTCGGAGCCATTTTACAATACCCAGGAAAACATGGGCAGGTTTATGACTTCGCAGATTTTGTTACTAAAGCGAATGAGAACAATATAAAAGTAGCTGTTGCTGCAGATATTTTATCATTGGTAAAATTAAAAGCACCTGCTGAATTTGGTGTTGATGTTGTTGTAGGAACCACGCAACGATTCGGAATTCCATTAGGTTACGGAGGACCTCATGCCGCTTATTTTGCAACAAAAGAAAAATATAAAAGAAGCATGCCTGGTCGTATTATTGGTATTACCAAAGATATACATGGAGAACGTGCATTACGCATGGCATTGCAAACTAGAGAACAACACATTAAAAGAGAAAAAGCGACTTCTAATATATGTACTGCACAGGTTCTATTAGCTGTTATGGCAGGTATGTATGCTGTTTACCATGGTAAAAATGGTTTGCAATTTATTGCAGATTCTGTACACAACAAAACTAAATTAGTTGCAGATTACTTAGATAAAGCAGGTTTCAATCAATTGAATACTTCTTATTTTGATACTTTATTAGTAGAAATAGATTGTATTAAATTAAAATCTGTAGCAGAATCTTTTAAAGTGAACTTTAATTATGTTGATAAAAAACACATTTCTATCTCTATAAATGAAGCAACTACTCAAAAAGATTTAATGAATCTGTTTACCATTTTCGGTCAACTTAAAAAGAAACCTGTTGCTTCGGAAGCAGAAAGTGTAGGTGATTTTCATCAAATTTTAACACAAGAATCTTTTAATGCAGATTTTGAAGTTATTACAGAAAACACCAAAAGAAACACACCATTTCTAGAAAACAATATATTTAACACGTATCAATCTGAAACAGACATGATGCGTTATATTAAAAAATTAGAACGTAAAGATTTATCATTAAATCATTCTATGATTTCTTTAGGTTCTTGTACTATGAAATTGAATGCTGCTTCTGAAATGTTGCCTTTAAGCAATCCACAATGGGGAAATATTCATCCTTTTGTACCTTTAAATCAGGCGGAAGGGTATCAACAAATGTTAAAAAGATTAGAGCATCAATTAAACATTATCACTGGTTTTGCTGGTACTTCTTTACAACCAAATTCTGGTGCTCAAGGCGAGTTTACCGGCTTAATGACTATTAGAGCGTATCACGAATCTAACAACGATTCTCATAGAAACATCTGTTTGATTCCTGCTTCCGCGCACGGTACAAATCCTGCGTCAGCTGTTATGGCTGGTATGAAGGTTGTAGTTACCAAAACTGATGAGAAAGGAAATATTGATGTTGAAGATTTACGTGCTAAAGCAATTTTACATAAAGATAATTTAGCTGCTTTAATGGTGACATATCCTTCTACACACGGAGTATATGAAAAAGCGATTAAAGAAATTACACAAATTATTCATAATAACGGCGGACAAGTATACATGGATGGCGCCAATATGAACGCACAAGTTGGGTTAACAAATCCTGCAACAATTGGCGCAGATGTTTGTCACTTAAACTTGCACAAAACATTTGCCATTCCGCATGGTGGTGGTGGACCAGGAGTTGGGCCAATTTGTGTTGCTCCACAATTAGTTCCGTTTTTACCAACAAATCCGGTAATTGCTACAGGAGGAGAAAATGCCATTACAGCTGTTTCTGGAGCTCCTTGGGGTTCTGCTTTAGTTTGTTTAATTTCTTACGGATACATAACCATGTTAGGTGCAAAAGGATTGACCGATTCTACTAAAAACGCCATCTTAAATGCCAATTATATTAAAGAACGTTTGCATGGAAATTACAATACGTTGTATTCTGGTGAAATGAACAGAGCTGCACACGAAATGATTATTGATTGTCGTGATTTTAAACAAAACGGAATTGAAGTAGTAGACATCGCTAAACGTTTAATGGATTATGGTTTTCATGCTCCAACCGTTTCTTTCCCTGTTGCAGGAACTATGATGATTGAACCTACAGAATCTGAATCTATGGCAGAATTAGATCGTTTTTGTGATGCTATGATTTCAATTCGTGAAGAGATTAAAAATGCATCTAAAGAGAATGACAACAATCCTTTAAAGAATGCGCCTCATACGCAAGAAATGTTAACTGCAGATGAATGGGCATTACCTTACACTAGAAAACAAGCAGCTTTTCCTTTAGAATATATTGCTGAAAATAAATTTTGGCCTTCTGTTCGTAGAGTAGATGATGCTTTTGGAGACAGAAACTTAATTTGTTCTTGTAACCCAATTGAAGATTATATGTAG
- a CDS encoding DUF1080 domain-containing protein, with protein sequence MHKLKIILLLTAITTLNSCNSNTPKTDNDWVYLFNGKDLNGWVTKINHHEVGDNYANTFRVVDGAIQVNYNEYSEFGERFGHLYYEKPFSSYHLKFEYRFTDQWMEDAPRGTYRNSGVMIHSQNPNSILKDQNWPISVEYQILAEREENESRPTGNMCSPGTEVFFKGEMDPKHCIPSSSKTYKWNQWLSGEVIVYRDSLITHIVENNKVLKYTKPQIGGKVVKGYDKRIKIDGKPLKKGFIALQAEGQGIEFREIKIKNLN encoded by the coding sequence ATGCATAAGCTAAAAATAATTCTATTACTAACTGCAATAACAACATTAAACTCATGTAATTCTAACACCCCAAAAACCGATAATGATTGGGTCTACCTTTTTAATGGTAAAGATTTAAATGGTTGGGTTACAAAAATAAACCATCATGAAGTTGGCGATAATTACGCCAACACATTTAGAGTAGTAGATGGTGCAATTCAGGTTAATTATAATGAGTATTCTGAATTTGGAGAACGCTTTGGACACCTTTATTATGAAAAACCTTTTTCTTCTTACCACTTAAAATTTGAATATCGATTTACAGACCAATGGATGGAAGATGCTCCTCGTGGCACTTATAGAAATAGTGGTGTAATGATTCATTCTCAAAATCCAAATAGTATATTAAAAGATCAGAACTGGCCAATTTCTGTTGAATACCAAATTTTAGCGGAGAGAGAAGAAAATGAATCTAGACCTACAGGTAATATGTGCTCCCCCGGAACAGAAGTGTTTTTTAAAGGAGAAATGGACCCGAAACACTGTATACCTTCAAGTTCTAAAACCTATAAATGGAATCAATGGTTGTCTGGAGAAGTAATTGTTTATAGAGATTCATTAATTACACATATTGTTGAAAACAATAAAGTCTTAAAATATACTAAACCACAAATTGGCGGAAAAGTAGTAAAAGGTTATGATAAGCGTATAAAAATTGACGGTAAACCTTTAAAGAAAGGATTCATCGCTCTACAAGCAGAAGGACAAGGAATTGAATTTAGAGAAATAAAAATTAAAAATCTTAATTAG
- a CDS encoding sugar phosphate isomerase/epimerase: MKRKLTISCVHFILILFANFLLISCNSKPQSSKTSNKTLSAKQESTSDFKISLAQWSLHRAFKDGSLDPMDFPKIAASYNIYSIELVNSFYRTKVNDKTYWKTFKQECDENKVSVGLIMCDRLGNLGNPNIKERMKTVENHYAWVDIAKYLSAHSIRVNAAGKGNADDVALNVIDGLSKLGKYASEKGINIIVENHGGNSSNGAWLASVIQHVGMENVGTLPDFGNFCLSRDSEKNCLSEYDRYKGISELIPFAKGISAKSYDFDKTGRETKIDFLRMMKIVKESGFKGYIGIEYEGNSLSEPEGIKTTKALLEMVFTEL; the protein is encoded by the coding sequence ATGAAAAGAAAACTTACAATTTCATGTGTACATTTTATATTAATATTATTTGCAAATTTTCTATTAATATCTTGTAACTCTAAACCTCAATCATCAAAAACTAGCAACAAAACTTTATCTGCTAAACAAGAATCTACTTCAGATTTTAAAATATCACTTGCTCAATGGTCTTTACATAGAGCTTTTAAAGATGGTAGCTTAGATCCAATGGACTTCCCTAAAATAGCGGCTTCTTATAACATTTATTCTATTGAACTTGTAAATAGCTTTTATAGAACCAAAGTAAATGACAAGACATATTGGAAAACCTTTAAGCAAGAATGTGATGAGAACAAAGTAAGCGTTGGCTTAATTATGTGTGATCGTTTAGGAAATCTAGGAAATCCAAATATTAAGGAGCGAATGAAAACTGTAGAAAACCATTATGCTTGGGTAGACATTGCTAAATACTTAAGCGCTCATTCTATTCGCGTAAATGCAGCCGGTAAAGGTAACGCAGATGATGTAGCACTAAATGTTATTGATGGCCTTTCTAAGCTAGGTAAATATGCATCAGAAAAAGGCATTAATATCATTGTAGAAAATCACGGAGGAAACTCTTCTAATGGTGCGTGGCTTGCAAGTGTTATACAACATGTTGGAATGGAAAATGTAGGAACTCTTCCCGATTTCGGGAATTTCTGCTTAAGTCGTGATTCTGAGAAGAATTGTCTATCTGAATATGACAGATATAAAGGTATTAGCGAACTAATTCCTTTTGCAAAAGGGATTAGTGCAAAATCGTACGATTTTGATAAAACAGGTCGTGAAACAAAAATTGATTTTCTGAGAATGATGAAAATCGTAAAAGAATCTGGATTTAAAGGTTATATAGGTATTGAATATGAAGGGAATTCTCTTTCTGAACCTGAAGGAATAAAAACCACAAAAGCATTACTTGAGATGGTTTTTACAGAATTATAA
- the glgP gene encoding alpha-glucan family phosphorylase, whose translation MEHIYSKWHHPYKPAAKYKKKVAYFSMEFGIDQAFNIYSGGLGFLAGSHMRSGLEQKQNMIGIGMLWKYGYYDQARNDDQTLKTEFNEKHFDFLEYTGIEVTIKLHDNPNVKVRAYVLKPEVFGTVPMYFLSTDVEENDHLTRTITNHLYDQNPITRISQSIVLGIAGAKVVEALGGADTYHLNEGHALPAFYYLRDQGVTKEQMVFTTHTPEKAGNEERDARLLNRCGFFGRSLSEEELHKEMVNGDMVNYTISALRMARKANGVSKLHAIVANDMWKDYDGICEIIPITNAQNQKFWQDETIKKSWKKGNTTAYKKKKLELKSELFEEVYKQTGKKLDPNVLTIVWARRFAGYKRADLLLHDYDRFKRLLHNEKYPVQIIWAGKPYPFDYGAIDTFNHLVHQSKQEPNLAVLIGYEIDLSRKLKCGSDVWLNTPRITREASGTSGMTAAMNGSVNVSTDDGWIPEFKKDEENCFVLPALDYKLPTYEQDKLDTDNLYNILENKVLPMYYGAPKKWQKIVFKAMDDVIPEFTTQRMADDYYKKLF comes from the coding sequence ATGGAACATATATATAGTAAATGGCATCATCCTTACAAACCGGCAGCAAAATATAAAAAGAAAGTCGCGTATTTTAGTATGGAATTTGGTATTGATCAGGCTTTTAATATTTACTCTGGAGGTTTAGGTTTTTTAGCAGGATCTCACATGCGTTCTGGCTTAGAACAAAAACAAAATATGATTGGTATTGGTATGCTATGGAAATATGGCTACTACGACCAAGCAAGAAATGATGACCAAACACTAAAAACAGAGTTTAATGAAAAACACTTCGATTTCTTAGAATATACAGGTATTGAAGTAACTATAAAACTTCATGACAATCCGAATGTAAAAGTAAGAGCTTATGTTTTAAAACCAGAAGTTTTTGGAACCGTACCTATGTACTTTTTAAGTACGGATGTAGAAGAAAACGACCATTTAACTAGAACGATTACAAACCATTTGTATGATCAAAACCCAATAACTAGAATATCTCAAAGTATTGTTTTAGGAATTGCGGGTGCGAAGGTAGTAGAGGCTTTAGGAGGTGCTGACACCTACCATTTAAATGAAGGACATGCTTTACCTGCTTTTTATTATTTAAGAGACCAAGGTGTAACCAAAGAACAAATGGTATTTACAACGCACACTCCGGAAAAAGCCGGGAATGAAGAACGCGATGCGCGTCTTTTAAACAGATGTGGTTTCTTTGGCAGATCTCTTTCTGAAGAAGAATTACATAAAGAAATGGTGAATGGAGACATGGTTAATTATACCATATCTGCCTTACGAATGGCTAGAAAAGCAAACGGAGTTTCTAAACTTCATGCTATTGTTGCTAACGATATGTGGAAAGACTATGATGGTATCTGTGAAATAATACCGATTACGAATGCTCAAAATCAAAAATTCTGGCAAGATGAAACTATTAAAAAATCTTGGAAGAAAGGAAATACGACTGCTTATAAAAAGAAAAAACTGGAATTAAAAAGTGAACTTTTTGAAGAGGTATATAAACAGACTGGTAAAAAGTTAGATCCAAATGTATTAACAATTGTTTGGGCGAGACGTTTTGCGGGTTATAAAAGAGCCGATTTACTTTTACATGATTACGATCGTTTCAAAAGATTATTACATAACGAAAAATATCCTGTACAAATTATTTGGGCAGGAAAACCATATCCGTTTGATTATGGTGCTATTGACACCTTTAACCATTTGGTACATCAATCTAAACAAGAGCCAAATTTAGCCGTCCTTATTGGTTATGAAATAGATTTGTCTAGAAAATTAAAATGTGGGTCTGATGTTTGGTTAAACACTCCTAGAATAACACGTGAAGCTTCTGGTACAAGTGGTATGACAGCTGCAATGAATGGTTCTGTAAATGTTTCTACGGATGATGGTTGGATTCCTGAATTTAAAAAAGACGAAGAAAACTGTTTCGTATTACCTGCACTAGATTATAAGTTACCAACCTATGAGCAAGATAAATTAGACACAGATAATTTATACAATATTTTAGAGAACAAAGTATTACCAATGTATTATGGCGCTCCTAAAAAATGGCAAAAAATAGTATTTAAGGCTATGGATGATGTTATTCCGGAGTTTACCACTCAAAGAATGGCAGATGATTATTATAAAAAATTATTTTAA
- a CDS encoding NAD(P)-dependent oxidoreductase, producing the protein MKKPTIGFIGLGLMGGNMVENLQKRGFELTVMDLNKDEVAKVIARGNASEAVSPKELAEKSDIIMFCLTTSAVVEKIVYGEEGVLAGIKEGAVLIDFGTSIPASTIKIGKDLAAKGADMIDAPLGRTPAHAKDGLLNIMAAGNKDTFEKVKPVLDEQGENVFYLGALGAGHTTKLINNFMGMTTVVAMSQAFAAAKLAGVDTQQLFDIMSSGPSNSPFMKFCKNYAVDNVSDLGFSINNANKDLGYFVQMMNDLGTTSKIAEATSSNLQAAVAADMGNGNVPEILDYFMQLKK; encoded by the coding sequence ATGAAAAAACCCACTATCGGATTTATCGGACTAGGCCTTATGGGCGGTAATATGGTTGAAAATCTGCAAAAGAGAGGTTTCGAGCTAACAGTAATGGATCTTAATAAAGATGAAGTTGCAAAAGTTATTGCTCGCGGTAATGCTTCGGAAGCTGTTTCACCAAAAGAATTAGCAGAAAAGAGCGATATTATAATGTTCTGTTTAACAACTTCTGCAGTTGTTGAGAAAATAGTTTATGGAGAAGAAGGTGTTTTAGCTGGAATTAAAGAAGGTGCCGTTTTAATTGATTTTGGAACTTCTATTCCTGCTTCTACTATTAAGATAGGTAAAGATTTAGCTGCAAAAGGTGCTGATATGATTGATGCTCCACTTGGACGTACTCCAGCTCATGCAAAAGACGGATTGCTTAATATTATGGCAGCCGGTAATAAAGATACTTTCGAGAAAGTGAAGCCCGTTTTAGATGAGCAAGGTGAAAACGTTTTCTATTTAGGAGCTTTAGGTGCAGGTCATACAACTAAATTGATCAATAACTTTATGGGGATGACTACTGTTGTAGCAATGTCTCAAGCTTTTGCTGCAGCAAAATTAGCTGGAGTAGATACGCAACAATTATTTGACATTATGTCTTCTGGACCGTCAAATTCTCCATTCATGAAATTCTGTAAGAATTATGCTGTAGATAACGTAAGTGATTTAGGTTTCTCTATAAACAATGCAAATAAAGATTTAGGATATTTTGTACAAATGATGAATGATCTTGGTACAACTTCTAAAATAGCAGAAGCTACATCTTCTAACCTTCAAGCTGCAGTAGCTGCTGATATGGGGAATGGAAATGTACCTGAAATTTTAGATTATTTCATGCAATTAAAAAAATAG